A single genomic interval of Koleobacter methoxysyntrophicus harbors:
- a CDS encoding ubiquitin-like small modifier protein 1, with translation MKVKFFAYIRDYTNSREIEFGYCKTVRELLQRLCKKYGQKFKDRVFKGEELSGEVLILVNGRDIVHLNHLNTTLNEDDEICIFPVIAGG, from the coding sequence ATGAAGGTAAAATTCTTTGCGTATATAAGGGATTACACAAACTCAAGGGAAATCGAATTTGGATACTGTAAAACGGTTAGGGAGCTTCTGCAGCGATTATGCAAAAAGTACGGTCAGAAATTTAAAGACAGGGTTTTTAAAGGGGAGGAACTGAGCGGGGAGGTATTAATCCTCGTCAATGGCAGGGATATTGTTCACCTTAACCACCTGAATACCACTTTAAACGAAGATGATGAAATATGTATATTTCCAGTTATAGCCGGGGGTTGA
- a CDS encoding sodium ion-translocating decarboxylase subunit beta, producing MIEKIILFARTTAFANITPGHIIMIIIACTLLYLAIVKKYEPLLLVPIGFGMLLANIPLTGLMAEPVYELTNEGYKLKQVGGLLYYLYQGNKLGIFPPLIFMGVGAMTDFGPMIANPKSVLLGAAAQLGIFTTFIGAILLDYTLQEAGAIGIIGGADGPTSIFLATKLAPHLLGPIAVAAYSYMALVPIIQPPIMKALTTKKERMTVMEQLRPVSKTEKIIFPIIVTLLVTLFLPSASPLIGMLMLGNLFRECGVTNRLSDTAQNALINIVTIFLGTTVGATASAEAFLNLKTIGIFVLGMLAFAVGTAGGVILGKIMYRLSGGKVNPLIGSAGVSAVPMAARVSQVVGQKENPGNFLLMHAMGPNVAGVIGSAVAAGIMLSILG from the coding sequence ATGATAGAAAAAATAATACTCTTTGCCAGGACCACAGCCTTCGCAAACATAACACCGGGTCACATAATAATGATAATCATAGCCTGCACCCTCCTGTATCTTGCCATAGTAAAAAAATACGAGCCCCTGCTTTTAGTACCCATAGGGTTCGGCATGCTGCTTGCCAACATACCCCTAACAGGGCTCATGGCAGAACCCGTCTACGAACTCACAAACGAAGGCTACAAACTAAAACAGGTAGGGGGTCTTCTGTATTACCTCTATCAGGGCAACAAACTGGGCATATTCCCGCCTTTAATATTCATGGGAGTAGGAGCCATGACCGACTTCGGCCCCATGATAGCCAACCCCAAAAGCGTTCTATTAGGAGCAGCAGCCCAGTTAGGGATATTCACCACATTCATAGGAGCAATACTGCTCGATTACACACTACAGGAAGCCGGGGCAATAGGCATAATAGGTGGAGCCGATGGGCCCACATCCATATTCCTTGCAACCAAACTGGCACCGCACCTTTTAGGCCCGATAGCAGTAGCAGCCTACTCATACATGGCACTAGTACCAATAATCCAGCCGCCCATAATGAAGGCGCTGACCACCAAAAAAGAGCGGATGACCGTAATGGAACAGCTGAGGCCCGTATCCAAAACCGAAAAGATAATATTCCCCATAATAGTAACGCTCCTTGTAACCCTGTTCCTGCCCTCCGCATCACCGCTTATTGGGATGCTCATGCTGGGCAACCTCTTTAGGGAATGCGGTGTAACCAACAGATTATCGGATACAGCACAGAATGCACTGATAAACATAGTAACCATATTCCTAGGTACAACAGTCGGTGCGACAGCCAGTGCAGAGGCCTTCTTAAACCTGAAGACCATCGGCATTTTTGTACTGGGGATGCTCGCCTTTGCTGTGGGCACAGCCGGCGGTGTGATACTCGGCAAGATTATGTATAGGCTGTCCGGCGGAAAGGTAAACCCCCTTATAGGTTCTGCAGGGGTATCCGCGGTTCCTATGGCTGCCAGGGTCTCTCAGGTGGTAGGCCAGAAGGAAAACCCCGGCAATTTCCTCCTGATGCACGCTATGGGGCCTAATGTTGCCGGTGTTATCGGCTCTGCCGTGGCCGCCGGTATTATGCTCTCGATTCTGGGGTAG
- a CDS encoding aldehyde ferredoxin oxidoreductase family protein — translation MFGWTGTLLRVNLTEGTVKKEALNLRDAKLYLGGRGFGTKIMMDEVDPGVDPFSPDNKLIFMTGPLTGTLAASPGRYEVIAKAPLTGTIGASNSGGHFGPELKFAGYDGVIFEGRAEKPVYLWINDDYVELRSAEHLWGKNTFDTTDELLKETSDDARVACIGPAGEKLVLFAGVINDKHRAAGRSGLGAVMGSKNLKAVAVRGTKSIEVADPEGFLEKCKDIRRKLKQHPVTGTGLPTYGTEILINILNQSGALPTRNWRDGGYFEHADDTGGETLREKYLVRNKGCFGCSIGCGRVTRIPEGKFKGFGEGPEYEAAWAYGADCGVRDLAAISRANFICNELGLDPITMGATIACTMEMYEKGILSRKDVGRDVPFGDAEAIVELTRMTGLREGFGNKLAEGSYRLASSYGHPELSMSVKKQEMPAYDARGVQGMGLEYATSNRGGCHVRGYLTSPEILGIPQKLDPLVTTDKAAWLKTFQDLTAVVDSCGICLFTTFALGLPDISSMLRTALAWDYSDEDVLKIGERIWNLERMFNLKAGFTKADDTLPPRLLNEPLKSGPARGKVVELDVMLKEYYEIRGWDKDGVPTEEKLKGLSIK, via the coding sequence ATGTTTGGATGGACCGGTACCTTACTCCGTGTAAATTTGACCGAGGGTACTGTCAAAAAGGAAGCCTTAAATCTGAGAGATGCCAAGCTGTATTTGGGAGGGCGGGGTTTCGGGACAAAAATAATGATGGATGAGGTTGATCCCGGGGTTGACCCGTTTAGCCCCGATAATAAATTGATATTCATGACGGGACCGCTGACAGGAACCCTGGCTGCAAGCCCGGGAAGATATGAAGTTATAGCAAAAGCCCCCCTAACCGGTACAATAGGGGCTTCCAATTCAGGGGGTCATTTTGGCCCGGAATTGAAGTTCGCAGGTTATGATGGGGTAATCTTTGAAGGCAGGGCAGAAAAGCCGGTATATCTGTGGATAAATGATGACTATGTTGAACTGAGAAGTGCAGAACACCTGTGGGGGAAAAACACCTTTGACACTACCGATGAATTGCTGAAAGAGACTTCCGATGATGCAAGGGTCGCCTGTATCGGCCCTGCCGGTGAAAAGCTTGTACTTTTTGCAGGGGTAATAAATGACAAACACAGGGCAGCCGGCCGCTCAGGTCTTGGGGCCGTAATGGGTTCTAAAAATCTAAAGGCCGTGGCAGTTAGAGGAACAAAATCGATTGAGGTGGCAGATCCGGAGGGGTTTTTAGAAAAATGTAAAGATATACGTAGAAAGTTAAAACAGCATCCCGTAACAGGGACCGGGCTTCCCACCTATGGAACGGAAATACTGATTAATATATTGAACCAGTCCGGGGCTCTCCCTACCAGGAACTGGAGGGATGGTGGATATTTCGAACATGCAGATGATACAGGTGGAGAAACACTGAGAGAAAAATACCTTGTTAGAAATAAGGGCTGTTTCGGGTGTTCAATAGGTTGCGGAAGGGTAACAAGAATCCCTGAAGGCAAATTTAAGGGCTTTGGGGAAGGGCCGGAATACGAGGCAGCCTGGGCATATGGTGCAGACTGTGGGGTCAGGGACCTTGCGGCCATAAGCAGGGCGAACTTTATCTGCAATGAGCTGGGCCTTGACCCGATTACCATGGGTGCAACTATAGCATGTACCATGGAAATGTATGAAAAAGGTATCCTATCAAGAAAAGATGTGGGCAGGGATGTGCCGTTTGGTGATGCCGAAGCAATAGTTGAATTAACAAGAATGACGGGTTTAAGAGAGGGGTTCGGAAATAAGCTGGCCGAAGGTTCCTATAGACTGGCATCAAGCTACGGCCACCCCGAATTATCTATGTCGGTTAAAAAACAGGAAATGCCGGCTTATGATGCAAGGGGTGTCCAGGGTATGGGCCTCGAGTACGCAACTTCAAATCGGGGAGGCTGCCATGTAAGGGGGTACCTGACATCTCCGGAAATCCTCGGCATTCCCCAGAAACTTGACCCGCTGGTAACTACCGATAAAGCTGCATGGCTTAAGACCTTCCAGGACCTGACTGCAGTTGTGGATTCTTGTGGAATATGTCTGTTCACCACCTTTGCCCTGGGGCTTCCAGACATTTCTTCCATGCTGAGAACGGCATTGGCATGGGACTATTCCGATGAGGATGTCCTTAAAATAGGAGAGAGGATATGGAACCTTGAAAGGATGTTTAATTTAAAGGCGGGATTTACCAAAGCCGATGATACTCTGCCCCCCAGGCTGCTGAATGAACCGCTGAAATCAGGGCCTGCCAGGGGCAAGGTTGTTGAACTGGATGTAATGCTTAAAGAATATTATGAAATAAGGGGCTGGGATAAAGACGGCGTACCCACAGAAGAGAAGTTAAAAGGGCTTTCTATAAAATAG
- a CDS encoding 4Fe-4S dicluster domain-containing protein, which translates to MSKILMLSPERCIGCRTCELVCSFNKTKAFNPKCSRVTVISYDEAAISVPIMCMQCEDPSCMKVCPTSAIMKADDGTAVIDEKKCIGCKFCISACPLGNITFSPIERKIVKCDLCGGEPGCAEFCPSGAIEFREAAPNTLNRKRVIAEKFKELFGEVIA; encoded by the coding sequence GTGAGTAAAATATTAATGCTCTCACCTGAAAGGTGTATAGGTTGTAGAACCTGTGAGCTGGTGTGTTCCTTTAATAAAACCAAGGCTTTTAATCCCAAATGTTCAAGGGTTACTGTTATCTCATATGATGAAGCTGCAATTTCCGTGCCCATAATGTGTATGCAGTGTGAAGACCCTTCATGTATGAAAGTATGTCCTACTTCAGCCATCATGAAAGCCGATGATGGAACGGCTGTAATCGACGAAAAGAAATGTATAGGCTGCAAATTCTGCATTAGTGCATGTCCACTTGGGAACATAACTTTCAGCCCGATTGAAAGGAAGATAGTTAAATGCGACCTTTGCGGAGGCGAACCCGGCTGTGCGGAGTTCTGCCCTTCAGGAGCAATTGAATTTAGGGAAGCTGCTCCAAATACCCTGAACAGAAAGAGAGTAATCGCCGAGAAGTTTAAAGAGTTATTCGGGGAGGTGATTGCATAA